In Pseudomonas sp. GCEP-101, one DNA window encodes the following:
- a CDS encoding BatD family protein, producing MKRLICLTLLCLAAFRAEASFTASVDRARLNQGESVELTLESDDPTLFGKPDLKPLDERFVVLGTRQVNRLTTLNGKAQATTRWIITLQPRSEGKVEIPPIHLGGNTSEPISLEVLKAEDTADGQKLAPVFIDASVDREQSWVQAQVILTLRIYHSVSLYDDSSLSPLRMNDARVEQLGEPRTYEKVINGVRHGVIEVRYAIFPQKSGTLEIPGQTFNATQVAQGRNDAYNPFGPPPGKQVRVISPSIPLEVDPKPADYPKDAPWLPARSLSLSETWSPQPEQAKAGESLTRNIMLRVEGLSSAQLPPLPISLPDNLRHYPDQPQLANEASDQGMIGSREEREALIADKAGPVELPPVEVVWWNTQERRVERTSLPARTLQVAANAQLEEHTDTPAAPSETTVSDVLLWPWQLACALLSLTTLLGFGLWWRARSQPAVIRVAPAGPSTRTLLDELRRACQANDPHATRQALDAWARQQPETLADMAARFVPLSDALDGLNGALYSDSEGGRNWQGEDLWRAIRTLPGADPDTPPAAEASSLPTLYPR from the coding sequence ATGAAACGGCTGATCTGCCTGACCCTGCTCTGCCTCGCCGCGTTCCGCGCCGAGGCCAGCTTCACCGCCAGCGTCGACCGTGCGCGCCTGAACCAGGGCGAGAGCGTCGAGCTGACGCTGGAGTCGGACGACCCCACGCTGTTCGGCAAGCCCGACCTCAAGCCGCTGGACGAGCGCTTCGTGGTGCTCGGCACGCGCCAGGTCAACCGCCTCACCACGCTCAACGGCAAGGCCCAGGCCACCACGCGCTGGATCATCACGCTGCAGCCGCGCAGCGAAGGCAAGGTGGAAATCCCGCCGATCCACCTGGGCGGCAACACCAGCGAGCCGATCAGCCTCGAGGTGCTCAAGGCCGAGGACACTGCCGATGGCCAGAAGCTCGCCCCGGTGTTCATCGACGCCAGCGTCGACCGCGAGCAGAGCTGGGTGCAGGCCCAGGTCATTCTCACCCTGCGCATCTACCACTCGGTGTCGCTGTACGACGACAGCAGCCTCAGCCCGCTGCGCATGAACGACGCCCGCGTCGAGCAGCTGGGCGAGCCGCGCACCTACGAAAAAGTCATCAACGGCGTGCGCCACGGCGTGATCGAGGTGCGCTACGCGATCTTCCCGCAGAAGAGCGGCACGCTGGAAATCCCCGGTCAGACCTTCAACGCCACCCAGGTCGCCCAGGGCCGCAACGACGCCTACAACCCCTTCGGCCCGCCGCCGGGCAAGCAGGTGCGGGTGATCTCGCCGAGCATCCCCCTGGAGGTCGACCCCAAGCCCGCCGATTACCCGAAGGACGCCCCCTGGCTGCCGGCCCGCTCGCTCAGCCTGAGCGAAACCTGGAGCCCGCAGCCCGAGCAAGCCAAGGCCGGCGAGTCGCTCACGCGCAACATCATGCTGCGCGTGGAGGGGCTGTCCAGCGCGCAACTGCCGCCGCTGCCGATCAGCCTGCCCGACAATCTGCGCCACTACCCGGACCAGCCACAGCTGGCCAATGAAGCCAGCGACCAGGGCATGATCGGCAGCCGCGAGGAGCGCGAGGCGCTGATCGCCGACAAGGCCGGGCCGGTGGAGCTGCCGCCGGTGGAGGTGGTCTGGTGGAATACCCAGGAGCGCCGCGTCGAGCGCACCAGCCTGCCGGCGCGCACCCTGCAGGTGGCCGCGAACGCGCAACTGGAAGAGCACACCGACACCCCCGCCGCCCCCAGCGAAACGACGGTCAGCGATGTACTGCTGTGGCCCTGGCAGCTCGCCTGTGCGCTGCTCAGCCTGACCACCCTGCTCGGCTTCGGCCTCTGGTGGCGCGCCCGCAGCCAGCCGGCGGTGATCCGCGTGGCGCCAGCCGGCCCGAGCACCCGCACGCTGCTGGATGAACTGCGCCGCGCCTGCCAGGCCAACGACCCGCACGCCACCCGCCAGGCCCTGGATGCCTGGGCACGGCAGCAACCGGAAACCCTGGCCGACATGGCGGCGCGTTTCGTGCCGCTGTCCGATGCGCTCGACGGCCTCAACGGTGCGCTCTACAGCGACAGCGAAGGCGGGCGCAACTGGCAGGGCGAGGACCTCTGGCGCGCCATCCGCACCCTGCCCGGCGCCGATCCGGACACCCCGCCAGCGGCGGAAGCCAGCAGCCTGCCGACGCTGTACCCGCGCTGA
- a CDS encoding alpha/beta hydrolase fold domain-containing protein → MRCNRLISTLAAGLLSICTLSLNAAQILPPPQPLQGPGGSHYAHADVRQWHFAADGNEYWVFTPDRPAPSSAPVVVFTHGWSVMQPDLYRAWIEHIVRRGAILIYPRYQATLKTPAAEFLPNAADAVRHAVADLRAGKLGVKPELEHVAYLGHSAGGLIASGLAASWQRLGVPTPRALMAVEPGRSSGQRWRQVPLEPLADIPTGTLLLAVCGDEDERVACDDARRIYGESTQVAARDKDLLLLRSDRHGSPPLLANHAAPTAPRFDPRYPPSDSSSWLLNRVQERVKQRLKQGQPSAHNALATDAMDWFGPWKLFDALCDTAFYGQDRDYALGGGPAQLSMGRWSDGTPVKAIQRLSQSAP, encoded by the coding sequence ATGCGTTGCAACCGGCTGATTTCCACGCTGGCCGCCGGCCTGCTGTCGATCTGCACTCTCTCCCTGAACGCCGCCCAGATCCTGCCGCCGCCCCAGCCGCTGCAAGGCCCCGGCGGCTCGCACTATGCCCACGCCGATGTGCGCCAGTGGCACTTCGCGGCCGACGGCAACGAATACTGGGTATTCACCCCGGACCGCCCCGCCCCGTCCAGCGCGCCGGTGGTGGTGTTCACCCACGGCTGGAGCGTGATGCAGCCGGACCTGTACCGCGCCTGGATCGAGCACATCGTCCGCCGTGGCGCCATCCTCATCTACCCACGCTACCAGGCCACCCTGAAGACACCGGCCGCGGAGTTCCTGCCCAACGCCGCCGACGCCGTGCGCCACGCCGTGGCCGATCTGCGGGCAGGCAAGCTGGGCGTGAAGCCGGAGCTGGAGCACGTGGCCTATCTCGGGCACTCCGCGGGAGGGCTGATCGCCAGCGGCCTGGCGGCGTCCTGGCAACGTCTGGGCGTGCCCACGCCGCGCGCGCTGATGGCCGTGGAGCCGGGCAGGAGCAGCGGCCAGCGCTGGCGACAGGTGCCGCTGGAGCCGCTGGCGGACATTCCCACCGGCACCCTGTTGCTGGCGGTCTGTGGCGACGAGGACGAGCGCGTCGCCTGCGACGACGCCCGCCGCATCTACGGAGAAAGCACCCAGGTCGCGGCGCGCGACAAGGACCTGCTCCTGCTGCGCAGCGACCGCCACGGCAGCCCGCCGCTGCTGGCCAATCACGCCGCCCCCACCGCCCCGCGCTTCGACCCGCGCTACCCGCCCAGCGACTCCTCCAGCTGGCTGCTCAATCGTGTGCAGGAACGTGTGAAGCAACGGCTCAAGCAGGGACAGCCCTCGGCGCACAATGCCCTGGCCACCGACGCAATGGACTGGTTCGGGCCCTGGAAGCTGTTCGATGCATTGTGCGACACCGCCTTTTACGGCCAGGACCGCGACTACGCCCTGGGCGGCGGGCCGGCCCAGCTGTCCATGGGACGCTGGAGCGACGGGACGCCGGTGAAGGCGATTCAGCGGTTGTCCCAATCCGCCCCCTGA
- a CDS encoding carboxymuconolactone decarboxylase family protein — translation MSFQLIEYADASPEVRAVYDDIMATRKIDWVNNFWKALANHPQTLQRTWESLKQVMGPGQLDPLVKELIYVAVSVTNNCNYCIGSHGAAARKAGMDDAMLGELMAVVAMANETNRLAIGYQVPLDDVFKGAVMENSAG, via the coding sequence ATGTCCTTCCAGCTCATCGAATACGCCGACGCCAGTCCCGAAGTCCGGGCCGTCTATGACGACATCATGGCGACCCGCAAGATCGACTGGGTGAACAACTTCTGGAAGGCCCTGGCCAACCATCCGCAGACCCTCCAGCGCACCTGGGAAAGCCTCAAGCAGGTGATGGGGCCGGGGCAGCTGGACCCGCTGGTGAAGGAGCTGATCTATGTTGCCGTCAGCGTCACCAACAACTGCAACTACTGCATTGGCTCCCACGGCGCAGCGGCGCGCAAGGCCGGCATGGACGACGCCATGCTTGGCGAGCTGATGGCGGTGGTGGCGATGGCCAACGAGACCAACCGACTCGCCATCGGCTACCAGGTGCCGCTGGACGATGTGTTCAAGGGCGCGGTGATGGAGAACTCTGCCGGCTGA
- a CDS encoding cyclase family protein, whose product MQRLPALLFAAALLPAASQAAQPGLWDTYASLKQHNWVDLTHSFDSDTPHWKGFEPMGRKTLYTVDKDGFQVELYSHVGQWGTHVDPPVHFHKGLRSVDQIDVKEQFLPLVVFDIHEQVAKNPDYVLTLADVKAWEAKHGAVPEGAFAALRTDWSKRWPDQAKMQNQDAKGVAHYPGWSKEALVYLYETRKITASGHETTDTDPGIATTKDDYSLESYILGTNHYQIELLANLDQVPEAGALAVVSFPKIAQGTGFPARVFAILP is encoded by the coding sequence ATGCAACGCCTCCCCGCCCTGCTCTTCGCCGCCGCCCTGCTGCCTGCCGCGAGCCAGGCCGCCCAGCCCGGCCTGTGGGATACCTACGCCAGCCTCAAGCAACACAACTGGGTCGACCTGACCCACTCCTTCGACAGCGACACCCCGCACTGGAAAGGCTTCGAGCCCATGGGCCGCAAGACGCTCTACACCGTGGACAAGGACGGCTTCCAGGTGGAGCTGTACAGCCACGTCGGCCAGTGGGGCACCCATGTCGACCCGCCGGTGCACTTCCACAAGGGCCTGCGCAGCGTCGACCAGATCGACGTGAAGGAGCAGTTCCTGCCGCTGGTGGTGTTCGACATCCATGAGCAGGTGGCGAAGAACCCCGACTACGTGCTCACCCTGGCCGACGTGAAGGCCTGGGAAGCCAAGCATGGCGCGGTACCCGAAGGCGCCTTCGCGGCGCTGCGCACCGACTGGTCCAAGCGCTGGCCGGACCAGGCGAAGATGCAGAACCAGGACGCCAAGGGCGTGGCGCACTATCCGGGCTGGAGCAAGGAGGCGCTGGTGTACCTGTACGAGACGCGCAAGATCACCGCGTCCGGGCACGAGACCACCGACACCGATCCGGGCATCGCCACCACCAAGGACGATTATTCGCTGGAGTCCTACATCCTGGGCACCAACCACTACCAGATCGAGCTGCTCGCCAACCTCGACCAGGTGCCCGAAGCGGGCGCGCTGGCGGTGGTGAGCTTCCCGAAGATCGCCCAGGGCACGGGCTTCCCGGCGCGGGTGTTTGCCATACTGCCGTGA
- a CDS encoding efflux RND transporter permease subunit produces MNALNKHQQDKATFLERIIFTHRPFVIIACLLVTLFLAWSATQVRPSTSFEKMIPLQHPFIQNMLEHRNDLANLGNTVRISVEAVNGDIFTKEYMETLRQIHDEVFYIPGVDRSGMKSLWSPSVRWTEVTEEGFAGGEVIPQTYDGSAKALDLLRNNVLKSGQIGRLVANNFKSSIVDVPLLEVYPDPKDQGKLMKLDYRQFSHELEEKIRDKYQLQNPNVKIHITGFAKKVGDLIDGLLMVVGFFGICFVITLVLLLWFTKCVRSTIAVLSTTLVAVIWQLGILHLIGFGLDPYSMLVPFLIFAIGISHGVQKINGIALQSSDAETPLLAARRTFRQLFLPGMIAILADAVGFITLLVIDIGVIRELAIGASIGVAVIVFTNLILLPVAISYIGISKKAVQRSKEDAVRDHPFWRALSNFASPSVAPISVVIALAMFAGGMWQGHHLKIGDLDQGAPELRPDSRYNLDNDFIIRNYSTSSDVLVVMVASEAEGCSTHRTLSAIDELAWRLENTQGVQSAISLVTVSKQMIKGMNEGNLKWESLSRNQDVLNNSISRAEGLFNSNCSLAPLLVFLNDHKAETLDRAVAVVQDFAKANEKDDLKFKLAAGNAGIEAATNDVIKHSELTILILVYICVAVMCLITFRSFAATLCIVLPLILTSVLGNALMATLGIGVKVATLPVIALGVGIGVDYGIYIYTRLESFLRQGLSLQEAYYETLKSTGKAVLFTGLCLAIGVATWIFSAIKFQADMGLMLTFMLLWNMFGALWLLPALARFLINPEKVRQKKASILVH; encoded by the coding sequence ATGAACGCTCTGAACAAGCATCAACAGGACAAGGCGACTTTCCTGGAACGCATCATCTTCACCCACCGGCCGTTCGTGATCATCGCGTGCCTGCTGGTGACCCTCTTCCTCGCCTGGTCGGCCACGCAGGTGCGCCCGTCCACCAGCTTCGAGAAGATGATCCCGCTGCAGCACCCGTTCATCCAGAACATGCTGGAGCACCGCAACGACCTGGCCAACCTCGGCAACACCGTGCGCATCTCGGTGGAAGCGGTGAACGGCGACATCTTCACCAAGGAATACATGGAGACGCTGCGGCAGATCCATGACGAGGTCTTCTACATCCCCGGCGTCGACCGTTCCGGCATGAAGTCGCTGTGGAGCCCGAGCGTGCGCTGGACCGAGGTGACCGAGGAAGGCTTCGCCGGTGGCGAAGTGATCCCGCAGACCTACGACGGTTCCGCCAAGGCCCTGGACCTGCTGCGCAACAACGTGCTCAAGTCCGGCCAGATCGGCCGCCTGGTGGCCAACAACTTCAAGTCGAGCATCGTCGACGTGCCGCTGCTGGAGGTCTACCCGGACCCGAAGGACCAGGGCAAGCTGATGAAGCTGGACTACCGCCAGTTCTCCCATGAGCTGGAAGAGAAGATCCGCGACAAGTACCAGCTGCAGAACCCCAACGTGAAGATCCACATCACCGGCTTCGCCAAGAAGGTCGGCGACCTGATCGACGGCCTGCTGATGGTGGTCGGCTTCTTCGGTATCTGCTTCGTCATCACCCTGGTGCTGCTGCTGTGGTTCACCAAGTGCGTGCGCTCCACCATCGCCGTGCTGTCCACCACCCTGGTGGCGGTGATCTGGCAGCTGGGCATCCTGCACCTGATCGGCTTCGGGCTGGACCCGTACTCGATGCTAGTGCCGTTCCTGATCTTCGCCATCGGCATTTCCCACGGCGTGCAGAAGATCAACGGTATCGCCCTGCAGTCCAGTGACGCGGAAACCCCGCTGCTGGCCGCCCGCCGCACCTTCCGCCAGCTGTTCCTGCCGGGCATGATCGCGATCCTCGCGGACGCCGTCGGCTTCATCACCCTGTTGGTGATCGACATCGGCGTGATCCGCGAACTGGCCATCGGCGCCTCCATCGGCGTGGCGGTGATCGTGTTCACCAACCTGATCCTGCTGCCGGTCGCCATCTCCTACATCGGCATCAGCAAGAAGGCGGTGCAGCGCAGCAAGGAAGACGCCGTGCGCGACCATCCCTTCTGGCGCGCACTGTCCAACTTCGCCAGCCCGTCGGTGGCGCCCATCTCCGTGGTCATCGCCCTGGCGATGTTCGCCGGCGGCATGTGGCAGGGCCATCACCTGAAGATCGGCGACCTCGACCAGGGCGCGCCGGAACTGCGTCCGGACTCGCGCTACAACCTGGACAACGACTTCATCATCCGCAACTACTCCACCAGCTCCGACGTACTGGTGGTGATGGTGGCGTCCGAGGCCGAAGGCTGCTCCACCCACCGCACCCTGTCCGCCATCGACGAGCTGGCCTGGCGCCTGGAGAACACCCAGGGCGTGCAGTCGGCCATCTCCCTGGTCACCGTCTCCAAGCAGATGATCAAGGGCATGAACGAAGGCAACCTGAAGTGGGAGTCGCTGTCGCGCAACCAGGACGTGCTGAACAACTCCATCAGCCGCGCCGAAGGCCTGTTCAACAGCAACTGCTCGCTGGCGCCCCTGCTGGTGTTCCTCAACGACCACAAGGCCGAGACCCTCGACCGCGCCGTGGCCGTCGTGCAGGATTTCGCCAAGGCCAACGAGAAGGACGACCTGAAGTTCAAGCTCGCCGCCGGTAACGCCGGTATCGAGGCCGCCACCAACGACGTGATCAAGCACTCGGAACTGACCATCCTGATCCTGGTGTACATCTGCGTGGCGGTGATGTGCCTGATCACCTTCCGCTCCTTCGCCGCGACCCTGTGCATCGTGCTGCCGCTGATCCTCACCTCGGTGCTGGGCAACGCGCTGATGGCCACCCTGGGCATCGGCGTGAAGGTGGCGACCCTGCCGGTGATCGCCCTGGGCGTGGGGATCGGGGTGGACTACGGCATCTACATCTATACCCGCCTGGAGTCTTTCCTGCGCCAGGGCCTGTCCCTGCAGGAGGCCTACTACGAGACCCTGAAGTCCACCGGCAAGGCCGTGCTGTTCACCGGCCTGTGCCTGGCCATCGGCGTCGCCACCTGGATCTTCTCGGCGATCAAGTTCCAGGCCGACATGGGCCTGATGCTGACCTTCATGCTCCTCTGGAACATGTTCGGCGCGCTCTGGCTGCTGCCGGCGCTGGCGCGCTTCCTGATCAACCCGGAGAAGGTGCGTCAGAAGAAGGCGTCGATCCTGGTGCACTGA
- a CDS encoding WD40/YVTN/BNR-like repeat-containing protein, producing the protein MREPLWRTSSEQPVSGVRRSFPMSRKTVSLLGAFSFLMMSLAPLHAVAATEAASDSNAIISAKASSSLLLSIAHAGKRLVAVGDHGHILYSDDAGKSWTQATVPTRQLLTSVFFVNDKKGWAVGHDAQVLATTDGGTTWVRQFEDLKREAPLLDIWFQDENHGMAVGAYGALLETTDGGQHWEDASDRLDNEDQYHLNAITAVKDSGLLVVGEAGSMFRSKDWGATWEKLQGPYEGSLFGATGTARAGTVLAYGLRGHLFRSTDFGDTWQQVSLPTANGGELEFGLSEGSLLDDGTIVVVGHGGSVLESKDDGVSFSVVNRPDRLSLAGVSAAGNGNLVLVGQGGIHLASATGAELTEQQ; encoded by the coding sequence ATGCGTGAGCCCCTGTGGCGCACTTCGAGCGAGCAGCCCGTTTCGGGAGTGCGACGCTCCTTCCCGATGTCGCGCAAGACGGTTTCCCTGCTCGGCGCGTTTTCCTTTCTGATGATGTCCCTGGCTCCGCTGCACGCCGTTGCCGCAACGGAGGCCGCCAGCGATTCCAACGCGATCATTTCCGCCAAGGCTTCCAGCAGCCTGCTGCTGAGCATTGCCCACGCCGGCAAGCGTCTGGTCGCGGTGGGTGATCACGGGCACATCCTCTACTCCGACGATGCAGGCAAGAGCTGGACCCAGGCCACCGTGCCGACCCGCCAGTTGCTGACCTCGGTGTTCTTCGTCAACGACAAGAAGGGCTGGGCCGTTGGCCACGACGCCCAGGTCCTGGCCACCACCGACGGCGGCACCACCTGGGTGCGCCAGTTCGAAGACCTCAAGCGTGAAGCGCCGCTGCTGGACATCTGGTTCCAGGACGAGAACCACGGCATGGCCGTGGGCGCCTATGGCGCGCTGCTGGAAACCACCGATGGCGGGCAGCACTGGGAAGACGCCAGCGACCGTCTGGACAACGAAGACCAGTACCACCTCAACGCCATCACCGCGGTGAAGGATTCCGGCCTGCTGGTAGTGGGCGAGGCGGGCAGCATGTTCCGCTCCAAGGACTGGGGTGCGACCTGGGAAAAGCTCCAGGGCCCCTATGAAGGCTCGCTGTTCGGCGCCACCGGCACCGCCCGCGCCGGCACCGTCCTGGCCTACGGCCTGCGTGGCCACCTGTTCCGCTCCACCGATTTCGGCGACACCTGGCAGCAGGTCAGCCTGCCGACCGCCAACGGCGGCGAGCTGGAATTCGGCCTCTCCGAAGGCAGCCTGCTCGATGACGGCACCATCGTCGTCGTCGGCCATGGCGGCAGCGTGCTGGAGAGCAAGGACGACGGCGTCAGCTTCAGCGTCGTCAACCGCCCGGATCGCCTGTCCCTCGCGGGCGTGAGCGCGGCCGGCAATGGCAACCTGGTGCTGGTCGGCCAGGGCGGTATCCACCTGGCTTCGGCGACCGGCGCCGAGCTGACAGAACAACAATAA
- a CDS encoding DUF1329 domain-containing protein yields the protein MRNMRTLVGAAVALALSAGSALAAVSPQDAAKLQSSLTPLGAEKAGNAAGTIPAWTGGITQAPAGYKPGQHHIDPFAADKPLYTITKANLDQYKANLTPGTLALFATYPDTFQMPVYPSRRSGSAPQWVYDNTLKNATSAKLAEGGNGFVDAFGGIPFPIPQNGVEAVWNHIARYRGTYVVRRASEVAVQRNGDYSLVTSQQEALFKYYIQGKSFADLNNLLFYYLSFTKSPARLAGGAALVHETLDQVKEPRQAWGYNAGQRRVRRAPNLAYDTPIAAADGLRTADDTDMFNGSPDRYDWKLVGKKEMYIPYNNYKVSSPEVTYKDLLTPNHLNPKYTRYELHRVWVVEGTLKPGARHIYSKRVLFLDEDSWGAAEVDQYDGRGELWRVSLAYLKNYYELPTTWTALDTFHDLQARRYHVQNLDNEEPSTIDFGQAVPDDSYFSPSALRRRGTR from the coding sequence ATGCGCAACATGCGTACCCTGGTCGGCGCCGCGGTGGCCCTGGCCCTGTCCGCCGGCAGCGCGCTGGCGGCGGTTTCCCCGCAGGACGCGGCCAAGCTGCAGTCGAGCCTGACCCCGCTGGGCGCGGAAAAGGCCGGCAACGCCGCCGGCACCATCCCCGCCTGGACCGGTGGCATCACCCAGGCCCCGGCCGGCTACAAGCCGGGCCAGCACCACATCGACCCGTTCGCCGCCGACAAGCCGCTGTACACCATCACCAAGGCGAACCTGGACCAGTACAAGGCCAACCTGACCCCGGGCACCCTGGCGCTGTTCGCCACCTACCCGGATACCTTCCAGATGCCGGTGTACCCGAGCCGCCGCAGTGGTTCGGCGCCGCAGTGGGTGTACGACAACACCTTGAAGAACGCCACCAGCGCCAAGCTGGCCGAGGGCGGCAACGGCTTCGTCGATGCCTTCGGCGGCATCCCGTTCCCGATCCCGCAGAACGGCGTGGAAGCGGTGTGGAACCACATCGCCCGTTACCGCGGCACCTACGTCGTGCGTCGCGCCTCCGAAGTGGCGGTGCAGCGCAACGGCGACTATTCGCTGGTGACCTCGCAGCAGGAAGCGCTGTTCAAGTACTACATCCAGGGCAAGAGCTTCGCTGACCTGAACAACCTGCTGTTCTACTACCTGTCGTTCACCAAGAGCCCGGCGCGCCTGGCGGGCGGCGCCGCGCTGGTCCACGAGACCCTGGACCAGGTGAAGGAGCCGCGCCAGGCCTGGGGCTACAACGCCGGCCAGCGCCGCGTGCGCCGTGCGCCGAACCTGGCCTACGACACCCCGATCGCCGCTGCCGACGGCCTGCGCACCGCGGACGACACCGACATGTTCAACGGCTCGCCGGATCGCTACGACTGGAAGCTGGTGGGCAAGAAGGAAATGTACATCCCGTACAACAACTACAAGGTGTCCAGCCCTGAGGTGACGTACAAGGATCTGCTGACCCCCAACCACCTGAACCCCAAGTACACCCGCTACGAACTGCACCGCGTGTGGGTCGTCGAAGGCACCCTGAAGCCGGGCGCGCGCCACATCTACTCCAAGCGCGTGCTGTTCCTCGACGAGGACAGCTGGGGCGCCGCCGAGGTTGATCAGTACGACGGTCGCGGCGAGCTGTGGCGTGTGTCGCTGGCCTACCTGAAGAACTACTACGAGCTGCCGACCACCTGGACCGCCCTGGATACCTTCCACGACCTGCAGGCCCGTCGTTACCACGTGCAGAACCTGGACAACGAAGAGCCGAGCACCATCGACTTCGGCCAGGCCGTCCCGGACGACTCCTACTTCAGCCCGTCGGCCCTGCGTCGCCGCGGCACTCGCTGA
- a CDS encoding DUF1302 domain-containing protein: MEIPVRKPVLRYAPARAGFALAGILPLLMSAPAAAVEFSFLDNEVSGSLDSTISYGALWRVQGQDKTNNDINSNDGNRNFSTGLVSEVYKITSDLEATYKNYGLFVRGSAFYDTQIMDKRNDYYDHNQPAQPSQTYPNSDRFTSETRDAAGNRAEILDAYVYGNWDVADHPLTARLGRQVFNWGEGIFYRGGVNTTNPVDAAKFRLPGSELKEVLMPVEAASFNIGLTDNLSMDAFYQWNWKETRIDPVGTFFSETDLFADGGNTAYTTVSALSNPLFQSLYPQLSAAHVGGLQGTGYLDSNGVFKVANVGKDINAKNDGQFGVAFHYVAEELNSTEFGFYFVNYHSKEPTIYADLNSDYAGVNLDQLAGVGGFGSYDQLVSAAGSGNALAGQVLSLVNGATSVDVANQVNARREYVENIRMYGFSFNTTVGDASVFGELAYRPNLPIGIATTNDLLGDLLVQAPGLASGKTVNIGGGQVSMSDQIHNYERVEAFNTSLGTIYNFGPSLSFDSLMGVAELASEHLRGSDLKYTAYDGSTRYYSGRSNGAYISGYDRDDQVNKNAYGYTLLLSGTWNDVFAGVNISPYAVYKDDFEGNSYQTGNFIEGRKAYTLGVKATYLNALEAELQYTEFYGAGQNNAARDRDNVGFNVKYSF; this comes from the coding sequence ATGGAAATCCCAGTTCGCAAGCCCGTCTTGCGTTATGCGCCTGCTCGTGCGGGCTTTGCCCTGGCAGGCATCCTGCCGCTGCTGATGTCCGCCCCGGCGGCCGCCGTCGAGTTCAGCTTCCTCGACAACGAAGTTTCCGGCTCGCTGGACAGCACCATTTCCTACGGCGCCCTGTGGCGCGTCCAGGGCCAGGACAAGACCAACAACGACATCAACAGCAACGACGGCAACCGCAACTTCAGCACTGGCCTGGTTTCCGAGGTGTACAAGATCACTTCCGACCTGGAAGCGACCTACAAGAACTACGGCCTGTTCGTGCGTGGCTCGGCGTTCTATGACACCCAGATCATGGACAAGCGCAACGACTACTACGACCACAACCAGCCGGCCCAGCCGAGCCAGACCTACCCCAACAGCGACCGCTTCACCAGCGAGACCCGCGACGCCGCGGGCAACCGCGCCGAGATCCTCGACGCCTACGTCTATGGCAACTGGGACGTGGCCGACCACCCGCTGACCGCGCGCCTGGGGCGCCAGGTGTTCAACTGGGGCGAGGGCATCTTCTACCGCGGCGGCGTGAACACCACCAACCCGGTGGACGCGGCCAAGTTCCGCCTGCCCGGTTCCGAGCTCAAGGAAGTGCTGATGCCGGTGGAAGCCGCGAGCTTCAACATCGGCCTGACCGACAACCTGTCGATGGACGCCTTCTACCAGTGGAACTGGAAGGAAACCCGCATCGACCCGGTCGGCACCTTCTTCTCCGAGACCGACCTGTTCGCCGATGGCGGCAACACCGCCTATACCACCGTCAGCGCGCTGTCCAACCCGCTGTTCCAGAGCCTCTACCCGCAACTCTCCGCGGCCCACGTGGGCGGCCTGCAGGGCACCGGCTACCTGGACTCCAACGGCGTGTTCAAGGTCGCCAACGTCGGCAAGGACATCAACGCCAAGAACGACGGCCAGTTCGGCGTGGCCTTCCACTATGTGGCTGAAGAGCTGAACTCCACCGAATTCGGCTTCTACTTCGTCAATTACCACTCCAAAGAGCCGACCATCTACGCCGACCTGAACAGCGATTATGCCGGCGTGAACCTCGACCAACTGGCGGGCGTGGGCGGCTTTGGCTCCTACGACCAGCTGGTATCGGCCGCCGGCAGCGGCAACGCCCTGGCCGGGCAGGTGCTGAGCCTGGTCAACGGCGCCACCTCCGTGGACGTCGCCAACCAGGTCAATGCCCGCCGCGAGTACGTCGAGAACATCCGCATGTACGGCTTCAGCTTCAACACCACCGTGGGCGATGCCTCGGTATTCGGTGAGCTGGCCTACCGCCCGAACCTGCCGATCGGCATCGCCACCACCAACGACCTGCTCGGCGACCTGCTGGTCCAGGCGCCGGGGCTGGCCAGCGGCAAGACGGTGAACATCGGTGGCGGTCAGGTCTCGATGAGCGACCAGATCCACAACTACGAGCGCGTCGAGGCCTTCAACACCTCCCTGGGCACCATCTACAACTTCGGCCCATCGCTGTCCTTCGACTCGCTGATGGGCGTGGCGGAGCTGGCTTCCGAGCACCTGCGCGGCAGCGACCTGAAGTACACCGCGTACGACGGCAGCACCCGCTACTACTCCGGCCGCAGCAACGGCGCCTACATCTCCGGCTACGACCGCGACGACCAGGTGAACAAGAACGCCTACGGCTACACCCTGCTGCTGTCGGGTACCTGGAACGACGTGTTCGCCGGCGTGAACATCTCGCCCTACGCCGTCTACAAGGACGACTTCGAAGGCAACTCCTACCAGACCGGCAACTTCATCGAAGGCCGCAAGGCCTACACCCTGGGCGTCAAGGCCACCTACCTGAATGCCCTGGAAGCCGAGCTGCAGTACACCGAGTTCTACGGCGCCGGGCAGAACAACGCCGCTCGCGACCGCGACAACGTCGGCTTCAACGTCAAGTACTCCTTCTAA